In Mustela erminea isolate mMusErm1 chromosome 15, mMusErm1.Pri, whole genome shotgun sequence, the following proteins share a genomic window:
- the GPR183 gene encoding G-protein coupled receptor 183, with the protein MDNFTTASAAPQGNDCDLYAHHRTAAILMPLHYGSVFVIGLVGNVLALVVIIQNRKKINSTTLYSTNLVISDILFTTALPTRIAYYALGFDWRVGEALCRITALVFYINTYAGVNFMTCLSVDRFFAVVHPLRYNKMKRIEHAKCVCICVWILVFAQTLPLLIKPMSKQEEERTTCMEYPNFEETQSLPWILLGACFIGYVLPLLIILFCYSQICCKLFKTAKQNPLTEKSGVNKKALNTIILIIVVFVLCFTPYHVAIIQHMIKKLRVPDLLECSQRHSFQISLHFTVCLMNFNCCMDPFIYFFACKGYKRKVMKMLKRQVSVSISSAVRSAPEENSREMTETQTMIHSKSLNGK; encoded by the coding sequence ATGGACAATTTCACAACAGCCTCCGCAGCTCCGCAGGGCAACGACTGTGACCTCTACGCACACCACCGCACCGCCGCGATACTCATGCCACTGCATTATGGCTCTGTCTTTGTCATAGGGCTGGTGGGAAACGTGCTAGCCTTGGTTGTCATcattcaaaataggaaaaaaatcaactctaCCACCCTGTATTCAACAAATTTGGTGATTTCTGATATACTTTTTACCACTGCTCTGCCTACACGGATAGCCTACTACGCACTGGGCTTTGACTGGAGGGTCGGTGAGGCCTTGTGCAGGATAACTGCCCTGGTGTTTTACATCAACACCTACGCAGGTGTGAACTTCATGACATGCTTGAGCGTGGACCGGTTCTTTGCCGTGGTGCATCCTCTGAGGTACAACAAGATGAAGAGAATTGAGCACGCGAAATGCGTCTGCATTTGTGTCTGGATTCTAGTATTTGCTCAAACGCTCCCACTACTCATAAAACCTATGtcaaagcaggaggaggaaaggactACGTGCATGGAATATCCAAACTTTGAAGAAACACAGTCTCTTCCCTGGATTCTGCTTGGCGCGTGTTTCATAGGATATGTGCTTCCTCTCCTGATCATTCTCTTCTGCTACTCTCAAATTTGTTGCAAACTCTTTAAAACTGCCAAACAAAACCCACTAACCGAGAAATCTGGCGTCAACAAAAAGGCTCTCAACACAATTATCTTAATAATTGttgtgtttgttctttgtttcacACCTTACCATGTTGCGATTATTCAACACATGATTAAGAAGCTTCGTGTCCCTGATCTCCTGGAATGCAGCCAAAGACATTCATTCCAGATCTCGCTGCACTTTACAGTATGTCTGATGAACTTTAATTGCTGCATGGACCCTTTTATATACTTCTTTGCGTGTAAAGGGTATAAGAGGAAGGTCATGAAGATGCTGAAGCGTCAGGTCAGTGTATCAATTTCCAGCGCCGTGAGGTCAGCCCCGGAAGAGAACTCACGGGAGATGACAGAAACGCAAACCATGATACATTCCAAGTCTTTGAACGGAaagtaa